One genomic window of Polyangium aurulentum includes the following:
- a CDS encoding sigma-54-dependent transcriptional regulator: MPRGHVLVVDDEPSILTTLQKALALEGYTVDVAGGVRVAEEKLAKKSYDIALFDVALPDGDGVSLLRQVRATGSDLPVVMMSGHASIDAAVQATRLGALDFLEKPLSTDRLLLVLENTLRLVRAEAEARALKAQTGQIGELIGESRAMVSLREQIARAAKASATVLVTGERGTGKELVARAIHLASKRAKGALEKMNCAAIPSELIESEMFGHEAGAFTGATKQRRGKFERASGGTLFLDEVGDMPMPMQAKLLRVLQEREIERVGGHETIKVDVRVVAATNRDLEAASQKGEFRPDLYDRLNVVPLALPTLRARREDVPLLARHFLSLAMAANDRPGMTLTQGAIELLSGYGFPGNVRELRNLIERLVILTPDAQIDAEDVRVCLGGAAAATPTGLFRPGTPFRVLSEEAERRILEEALLHHGGQMAATARGLGLERSHLYKKCKALGLRGDKSEAEDE; this comes from the coding sequence ATGCCGCGCGGCCACGTGCTCGTCGTCGACGACGAGCCCTCGATCCTGACCACGCTCCAGAAGGCCCTCGCGCTCGAGGGCTACACCGTGGATGTCGCCGGCGGCGTCCGCGTCGCCGAGGAGAAGCTCGCGAAGAAGAGCTACGACATCGCGCTCTTCGACGTCGCCCTTCCCGACGGCGACGGCGTCTCGCTCTTGCGCCAGGTGCGCGCGACGGGCTCGGATTTGCCCGTCGTCATGATGAGCGGGCACGCCTCGATCGACGCGGCCGTGCAGGCGACGCGGCTCGGCGCGCTCGACTTCCTGGAGAAGCCGCTCTCGACCGATCGGCTGCTTCTCGTCCTCGAGAACACGCTGCGGCTCGTGCGCGCAGAGGCCGAGGCGCGCGCGCTCAAGGCGCAGACCGGGCAGATAGGCGAGCTCATCGGCGAGAGCCGCGCGATGGTGTCGTTGCGCGAGCAGATCGCGCGGGCGGCGAAGGCGAGCGCGACGGTGCTCGTGACGGGCGAGCGCGGCACGGGCAAGGAGCTGGTGGCGCGGGCGATCCACCTCGCGAGCAAGCGGGCGAAGGGCGCGCTCGAGAAGATGAACTGCGCGGCGATCCCGAGCGAGCTCATCGAGAGCGAGATGTTCGGCCACGAGGCCGGCGCGTTCACGGGAGCGACCAAGCAGCGTCGGGGCAAGTTCGAGCGGGCGAGCGGGGGCACGCTCTTCCTCGACGAGGTCGGCGACATGCCGATGCCGATGCAGGCGAAGCTCCTGCGCGTGCTCCAGGAACGCGAGATCGAGCGCGTGGGCGGGCACGAGACGATCAAGGTCGACGTGCGCGTCGTCGCGGCGACCAACCGTGATCTCGAGGCGGCGTCTCAGAAGGGCGAGTTCCGGCCGGACCTCTACGATCGCCTGAACGTCGTGCCCCTCGCCTTGCCGACCCTGCGCGCGCGTCGCGAGGACGTGCCGCTGCTCGCGCGACATTTCTTGAGCCTCGCGATGGCGGCGAACGACAGGCCGGGGATGACGCTGACCCAGGGGGCGATCGAGCTTCTGTCCGGCTACGGCTTTCCGGGCAACGTGCGGGAGCTGCGCAACCTGATCGAGCGGCTCGTGATCTTGACGCCGGACGCGCAGATCGACGCCGAGGACGTGCGGGTTTGTCTGGGCGGCGCAGCGGCGGCGACGCCGACGGGGCTGTTCCGGCCGGGGACGCCGTTCCGGGTGCTGTCGGAGGAGGCGGAGCGGCGCATTCTGGAGGAGGCGCTCCTGCACCACGGCGGACAGATGGCCGCGACGGCGCGCGGGCTCGGGCTCGAGCGGAGCCACCTTTACAAGAAGTGCAAGGCGCTCGGGCTGCGCGGGGACAAGAGCGAGGCCGAGGACGAATAG
- a CDS encoding DUF4339 domain-containing protein, protein MRSVKMLAESGGIDPSIGDRWYVSDGANAVGPVNLELIARGIEAGKVPLESFVRHEAWKVWRPLSEIAIVSVDSGVPTQRFVRAPETIPGMTDDITEPGRPVFPDEIMPADAFAGAADLDDALLLLMNAAVLRARADAALVHVVRPDGAMILYAHGAFGRDMLGQPTSMLDPVMTAAAVGSSIVAEPSPGPAGQALCARMLQLGVACEAAFMLPVLVHRRLAATLEVGRKAPALRASELAAVEKLVDALVAKAEADGWF, encoded by the coding sequence ATGCGATCCGTGAAGATGCTGGCCGAGTCCGGCGGAATCGACCCTAGCATCGGTGACCGATGGTACGTGTCCGACGGCGCCAACGCCGTGGGGCCCGTGAACCTCGAGCTCATTGCGCGCGGCATCGAGGCGGGCAAGGTGCCGCTCGAGAGCTTCGTGCGCCACGAGGCGTGGAAAGTATGGCGGCCGCTTTCGGAGATCGCGATCGTGTCGGTCGACTCCGGCGTGCCCACGCAGCGCTTCGTCCGCGCGCCCGAGACCATCCCGGGCATGACCGACGACATCACCGAGCCTGGCCGGCCGGTGTTTCCGGACGAGATCATGCCTGCCGACGCCTTTGCGGGCGCGGCGGACCTCGACGACGCGCTCCTGCTCCTGATGAACGCCGCGGTCCTGCGCGCGCGCGCCGATGCGGCGCTCGTGCACGTGGTGCGGCCCGACGGCGCGATGATCCTCTACGCGCACGGCGCTTTCGGGCGCGATATGCTGGGCCAGCCCACGAGCATGCTCGATCCGGTGATGACCGCGGCCGCGGTGGGCAGCAGCATCGTGGCCGAGCCCTCGCCCGGGCCCGCGGGGCAGGCGCTGTGCGCGCGCATGCTCCAGCTCGGCGTGGCCTGCGAGGCCGCCTTCATGCTGCCGGTGCTCGTGCACCGCAGGCTCGCCGCGACGCTCGAGGTGGGTCGCAAGGCGCCTGCGCTGCGTGCGAGCGAGCTTGCGGCGGTGGAGAAGCTCGTCGATGCGCTCGTCGCGAAGGCCGAGGCAGACGGCTGGTTCTGA
- the cobA gene encoding uroporphyrinogen-III C-methyltransferase, giving the protein MKADNQDLGGSVRGATQGISGTVYLVGGGPGDPGLLTLRGAELLGTADVVLHDELIHPSLLDLARPGALVRSVGKRGSDRESKQAKQEAIEAELVLHARAGKRVVRLKGGDPFLFGRGSEEAEALVRAGIPFEVVPGVASPLAATAYAGISLTHRDFASSVILVSGTGRSGERFDWSEIASVKGTVAVLMGMHNLGEVIAGLMGPGRRDPATPAAVIQWGTRAEQRVVEGRLEEIAGNARAEGIGSPGILVVGAVASLRRSLRWFDTRPLFGKRVLLVRPKGQAGATARQIRQRGAEAIEWPAIEIAPPPDPARVERLVGEMGDHDVVAFTSENGVEKLFEAIDAAGKDARVFGRSAIAAIGTGTAAALAARGIRADIVPPKDFRGEGLADAILAHAEVAKRLSEGKAVRVAIPRALVAREALPEILRAAGCAVDVVPVYETRKASPERRAQLVRMVEDKRIDVVLLTASSTVDGLCDALGEDAARLLGGVALASIGPITTATAEKRGLSVAVTAEVSTLGGLIEAVERHFAGSSAGSRGASR; this is encoded by the coding sequence ATGAAAGCGGATAACCAGGATCTGGGCGGGAGCGTGCGCGGGGCGACACAGGGAATTTCAGGCACGGTGTACCTCGTGGGGGGCGGGCCTGGAGATCCGGGGCTGCTCACATTGCGAGGGGCAGAGCTGCTCGGGACCGCGGACGTGGTGCTGCATGACGAGCTGATCCACCCGTCGCTGCTCGACCTCGCGCGGCCTGGGGCATTGGTGCGGTCGGTGGGCAAGCGCGGGTCGGACCGCGAATCGAAGCAGGCCAAGCAGGAGGCGATCGAGGCGGAGCTCGTCTTGCACGCGCGCGCGGGAAAGCGCGTCGTGCGGCTCAAGGGGGGCGACCCGTTCCTGTTCGGGCGCGGATCCGAGGAGGCCGAGGCCCTCGTGCGGGCCGGAATTCCCTTCGAGGTCGTGCCCGGGGTGGCCTCGCCGCTCGCGGCCACGGCATACGCGGGAATCTCGCTCACGCATCGTGATTTCGCCTCGAGCGTGATCCTCGTGAGCGGGACGGGCCGGAGCGGCGAGCGCTTCGATTGGAGCGAGATTGCGTCGGTGAAGGGCACGGTGGCCGTGCTCATGGGCATGCACAACCTGGGCGAGGTCATCGCGGGGCTCATGGGCCCGGGCAGGCGCGATCCGGCGACGCCGGCGGCGGTCATTCAATGGGGGACGCGGGCCGAGCAGCGGGTCGTCGAGGGCAGGCTCGAGGAGATCGCGGGCAATGCGCGGGCGGAGGGCATCGGCAGCCCCGGCATTCTGGTGGTGGGCGCGGTGGCGTCGCTGCGCCGGAGCTTGCGGTGGTTCGATACGAGGCCGCTCTTCGGCAAGCGGGTCCTGCTCGTGCGGCCAAAAGGCCAGGCGGGGGCGACCGCGCGGCAGATCCGGCAGCGCGGGGCGGAGGCGATCGAATGGCCGGCGATCGAGATCGCCCCGCCGCCGGATCCCGCGCGCGTCGAGCGGCTCGTGGGTGAGATGGGCGATCACGACGTGGTCGCGTTCACGAGCGAAAATGGCGTGGAGAAGCTCTTCGAGGCGATCGACGCCGCGGGCAAGGACGCGCGCGTCTTCGGGCGGAGCGCGATTGCGGCGATCGGGACGGGCACGGCGGCGGCGCTCGCCGCACGCGGCATCCGCGCGGACATCGTGCCGCCCAAGGATTTCCGGGGCGAGGGGCTGGCCGATGCGATCCTCGCGCACGCGGAGGTGGCGAAGCGTTTGTCGGAAGGAAAGGCCGTGCGGGTCGCGATCCCGCGGGCGCTCGTGGCGCGCGAGGCGTTGCCAGAGATCTTGCGCGCGGCCGGCTGCGCGGTGGACGTGGTGCCGGTCTACGAGACCCGAAAAGCCTCGCCCGAGCGGCGCGCCCAGCTCGTGAGAATGGTGGAGGACAAACGGATCGACGTCGTCCTCTTGACCGCGAGCAGCACGGTCGACGGGCTTTGCGACGCGCTCGGAGAGGACGCCGCGAGGCTCCTCGGGGGCGTCGCGCTCGCGAGCATCGGGCCGATCACCACGGCGACCGCCGAGAAGCGCGGCCTGTCCGTGGCCGTGACGGCCGAGGTGAGCACGCTCGGGGGCCTCATCGAGGCGGTGGAGCGCCACTTTGCAGGATCGTCCGCCGGATCCCGAGGCGCTTCTCGATGA
- a CDS encoding site-specific DNA-methyltransferase has protein sequence MSTTLETAASQLSAGQSLVLEPSDVEHVLQLAAASRLSPAVTMLDPWYNKGVGGQRADYRDYILRLLTLAGAVSPHVFLWGFPEIIAQFVERIPPPLSLGCWLTWYYKNNPSVIRGWRSSQMACLHLTRPDATLHPEHFLNEAQLEKKAQGKLRYMPGPTSVIEEPLIIGFIRKSEQTGHPSQKPVSVFEPLYRMTTKPGDLVLDPMAGSGTTGDAARKLGLRAILNDVSDDYVGLIEKRLGIRRTILQSGAPPPR, from the coding sequence GTGAGCACGACGCTCGAAACGGCCGCGAGCCAGCTATCGGCCGGCCAATCGCTCGTCCTCGAGCCCTCGGACGTCGAGCACGTCTTGCAGCTCGCCGCTGCCTCGCGCCTTTCACCTGCGGTGACCATGCTCGATCCCTGGTACAACAAGGGCGTCGGCGGCCAGCGGGCCGATTACCGCGATTACATCCTCCGCCTCCTCACCCTCGCCGGCGCCGTGTCGCCGCACGTGTTCTTGTGGGGTTTCCCCGAAATCATCGCCCAGTTCGTCGAGCGCATCCCGCCCCCGCTCTCCCTCGGCTGCTGGTTGACCTGGTATTACAAGAACAACCCCTCGGTGATCCGCGGCTGGCGCTCGAGCCAGATGGCTTGCCTGCACCTCACGCGCCCGGATGCGACGCTCCATCCCGAGCATTTCTTGAACGAGGCGCAGCTCGAAAAGAAGGCGCAGGGCAAGCTCAGGTACATGCCAGGGCCGACCAGCGTCATCGAGGAGCCCCTGATCATCGGGTTCATCCGTAAATCCGAGCAGACGGGGCACCCGTCGCAGAAGCCGGTGAGCGTCTTCGAGCCGCTCTATCGCATGACGACGAAGCCCGGCGACCTCGTGCTCGATCCCATGGCGGGCTCGGGCACGACCGGGGACGCGGCGCGCAAGCTCGGGCTGCGCGCGATTTTGAACGACGTGTCGGACGATTACGTGGGGCTCATCGAGAAGCGCCTCGGGATCCGGCGGACGATCCTGCAAAGTGGCGCTCCACCGCCTCGATGA
- the nhaR gene encoding transcriptional activator NhaR, translating into MEWLNYHHLLYFWVVAREGSIARASQELRLAQPTISGQIRVLEEALGEKLFARSGRNLVLTEVGRVVFGYAEEIFKLGRELQDTVKGRPTGRPLRFVVGVADVLPKLIAHRLLEPALHLADPVRIVCNEDKPDKLIAELSLHNLDMVLSDAPAGAGTKTKVYNHLLGECGSSIFAAPGLALETKRGFPAVLDGAPFLMPGEGTTLRRSLEQWFEQERVQPRVVGEFDDSALMKVFGQAGAGALAAPSVIEKEVKDQFGLRVLGRTEAVRERFYAITAERRIKNPAVAAIASEAREKIFG; encoded by the coding sequence GTGGAGTGGCTCAACTACCATCACTTGCTGTATTTCTGGGTAGTCGCGCGCGAGGGGAGCATCGCGCGCGCGAGCCAGGAGCTGCGGCTCGCGCAGCCCACGATCAGCGGTCAGATCCGGGTGCTCGAGGAGGCGCTCGGCGAGAAGCTCTTCGCGCGCAGCGGCCGCAACCTCGTCCTGACCGAGGTGGGGCGCGTGGTATTCGGCTACGCCGAGGAGATCTTCAAGCTCGGGCGCGAGCTGCAGGACACGGTGAAGGGCCGTCCGACAGGACGGCCCCTGCGGTTCGTCGTGGGCGTGGCGGACGTGCTGCCGAAGCTCATCGCGCACCGGCTGCTCGAGCCCGCGCTGCACCTCGCCGATCCGGTGCGGATTGTGTGCAATGAAGACAAACCGGACAAGCTGATCGCGGAGCTGTCGCTGCACAACCTCGACATGGTGCTGAGCGACGCGCCGGCGGGGGCCGGGACGAAGACCAAGGTTTACAATCACCTGCTCGGCGAGTGCGGCTCGAGCATCTTCGCCGCGCCGGGGCTCGCGCTCGAGACCAAGCGCGGGTTTCCGGCGGTCCTCGACGGGGCGCCCTTCTTGATGCCCGGCGAGGGGACGACCCTCCGGCGTTCGCTCGAGCAATGGTTCGAGCAGGAGCGGGTGCAGCCGCGGGTGGTCGGCGAATTCGACGACAGCGCGCTCATGAAGGTCTTCGGCCAGGCGGGGGCGGGCGCGCTGGCGGCGCCTTCGGTGATCGAGAAGGAGGTGAAGGACCAGTTCGGGCTGCGCGTCCTCGGCCGCACGGAGGCGGTGCGGGAGAGGTTTTACGCAATCACCGCCGAGCGGCGCATCAAGAACCCGGCCGTCGCGGCGATCGCGAGCGAGGCGCGGGAGAAGATCTTCGGGTGA
- a CDS encoding Crp/Fnr family transcriptional regulator: MDAPRVRIQRALKLCGLFEKASRATCEEAAEVAQIEIIPGGGPLVQQGLPVTSLAVLGRGRARLERTTADGQLVPLGYRGSGDLLGEACLAGADKHEESAVAMEESEVVRVPIDAIRGYLANDTALGLAVVGVMLSRQRETEDRIESLLFRDVEGRLAEFLLRSAERWGVPSPKGTLISAPITHLEIAQAIGSTRETVTLTLGALRREGLLDVMGRRLIVADREALAKRR, translated from the coding sequence GTGGATGCCCCCAGAGTCAGGATCCAGCGTGCGCTGAAGCTCTGCGGGCTCTTCGAAAAGGCCTCCCGCGCCACCTGCGAGGAGGCCGCCGAGGTGGCGCAGATCGAGATCATCCCGGGCGGCGGGCCGCTCGTGCAGCAAGGGTTGCCGGTGACCTCGCTCGCGGTGCTCGGGCGTGGGCGAGCGCGGCTCGAGCGCACGACTGCGGACGGGCAGCTCGTGCCGCTCGGTTATCGCGGCAGCGGCGATCTGCTCGGCGAGGCGTGCCTCGCGGGCGCCGACAAGCACGAGGAGAGCGCCGTCGCCATGGAGGAGAGCGAGGTCGTGCGCGTGCCGATCGACGCGATTCGCGGCTATCTCGCGAATGACACGGCGCTCGGGCTCGCGGTCGTGGGGGTGATGCTCTCGCGGCAGCGCGAGACCGAGGATCGGATCGAGTCGCTCCTTTTCCGCGACGTCGAGGGCCGGCTCGCCGAGTTTCTTTTGCGGTCGGCGGAGCGCTGGGGCGTGCCCTCGCCCAAGGGGACCTTGATCTCGGCGCCGATCACGCACCTCGAGATCGCGCAGGCGATCGGCTCGACGCGCGAGACGGTGACGCTCACGCTCGGCGCTTTGCGGCGCGAGGGGCTGCTCGACGTCATGGGGCGGCGGCTCATCGTGGCCGATCGCGAAGCGCTCGCGAAGCGGCGGTGA